ACCATTGCGACCTTTTTTGAAACAATCTCGTTGGTCGGTTTGTTCGTAATGTTCTCACCATTCAGAAAGACATTTCCAGCCTGTACTTTGACGAGACCACATATCGCTTTCAAGGTAGTCGTCTTACCTGCACCGTTCGAACCAATCAAGGTCACGACTTTCCCTTTTTCCACCTTGAAAGATATCCCCTTCAATGCCTTTATTGCGCCATAACTCACGTGCAGGTCCCTAACTTCGAGCATAGGCACCACTTCCCAGATAGGCCTTGATCACTTCGGGATTATTCTGTATCTCTTTGGGGGAGCCTTCTGCAATAACACAACCATGGTCCAGAACTGTTATTTTCTCACATATTCCCATGACAACTTTCATATCGTGTTCGATCAGAAGTATTGTGAGACCAAACTCATCACGAATTCTCTTTATAAATCTCATCAATTCAGCGGTTTCCTCCGGATTCATACCAGCTGCAGGTTCGTCGAGCAACAAAATTCTTGGTCTCGTTGCCAGCGCTCTTGCTATCTCAAGTTTTCTCTGATAGCCATACGGAAGTGAAGCTGCACTCTCATTCGCAAGCTGCTTCAAACCAACGGCTTCAAGAAGATCGAGCGACTCTTTTGTCATTTCTCGCTCCTCTCTTGCATACTTGGGCAAATCCAGGACAGCCGAGAAAACAGATGCTTTCAGTCTGAAATGACATGCCACACGAACGTTGTCGAGCACGCTCATTCGGTGAAAGAGTTTGATGTTCTGAAAGGTTCTTGCTATTCCCAGTGCTGCGATCTCGTGGGGTTTTTTCTTTGTTACGTCGATGCCCATAAAATATACTTTTCCAGAGTCCGCACGATAAACGCCAGTTATAACGTTGAAAATGGTTGTCTTGCCAGCACCGTTTGGACCAATAAGACCTGCCAGTTGACCCTGTTCAAGTTCCAGAGAGACGTTGTTAACAGCTACCAAGCCGCCGAATTTCTTGGTCACCCTGTCCAATCTCAGGATCGCCACACTTCATCCTCCCCGGTTTGATTGACGCCTTTTGAAAAACGAAATGACACCCTGCCATGAAAACTCTCTATCGCCCAGTATGCCGTGTCTGAAAAACAGAACTGATATCATCAGTATGATGGAGAAAATCAACATCCTCATGCCAGAGATACCAGGTATCGTTATCCCGAAAATTTTCATCGGTGTTTCCACAATCCTGAGCCACTCCATCAAAACGGCGATCAGAACGCCAGAAATCACCGTCCCGGTTATGCTGCCAAGCCCTCCCAGGAGAACTATCAAGACAATCTGAAAAGTGAGCATTATGTTGAATGCGTTCGGATCGATCGTCATCACAAGGCTACCCAGCAGGCCACCTGCAATACCTGCGAAAAATGCACCCACGACAAAAGCAAGAGTCTTGTGGTAAAACAGATCAACACCCATTGCTTCGGCCGCTTCTTCGTTGTCTCTGATCGCTTTCAGCGCCCTACCATAGCTGGAATCAATCAGCCTCTTTATGAAAAACACGGTGAACACAGCCCATCCCCAGCTCCACCACAAATTCGTGTACGTTGGCAAACCTTTAAGCCCTAAAGGTCCGTTTGTCACACTCTGCAAATTGTTGAAAAGAACCCTAATTATCTCAGAAAAACCATAGGTAACTATCGCGAGATAATCACCTTTCACCCTCATACAGGGAGCACCAACGAGAAAACCCGCACCAGCGGCAAGCAATCCCCCAATTAGCAACGCCGGGAAAAACGGAATTTGAATTCGATTCAGCGGCCATATCAGCGGTTTTATGAAAAAGTTCATTGCCTTGAGCTCGG
This genomic stretch from bacterium harbors:
- a CDS encoding ABC transporter ATP-binding protein, producing MAILRLDRVTKKFGGLVAVNNVSLELEQGQLAGLIGPNGAGKTTIFNVITGVYRADSGKVYFMGIDVTKKKPHEIAALGIARTFQNIKLFHRMSVLDNVRVACHFRLKASVFSAVLDLPKYAREEREMTKESLDLLEAVGLKQLANESAASLPYGYQRKLEIARALATRPRILLLDEPAAGMNPEETAELMRFIKRIRDEFGLTILLIEHDMKVVMGICEKITVLDHGCVIAEGSPKEIQNNPEVIKAYLGSGAYARS
- a CDS encoding branched-chain amino acid ABC transporter permease, with protein sequence MSVYKQPSFWLTLIALVVFFAFISYAQKNFDAYIIRIMNVAAIYVILGVSLNLINGFTGQFSLGHAGFMAIGAYASALLYMSPELKAMNFFIKPLIWPLNRIQIPFFPALLIGGLLAAGAGFLVGAPCMRVKGDYLAIVTYGFSEIIRVLFNNLQSVTNGPLGLKGLPTYTNLWWSWGWAVFTVFFIKRLIDSSYGRALKAIRDNEEAAEAMGVDLFYHKTLAFVVGAFFAGIAGGLLGSLVMTIDPNAFNIMLTFQIVLIVLLGGLGSITGTVISGVLIAVLMEWLRIVETPMKIFGITIPGISGMRMLIFSIILMISVLFFRHGILGDREFSWQGVISFFKRRQSNRGG